The following are from one region of the Rosistilla carotiformis genome:
- a CDS encoding DUF1559 domain-containing protein: MRHPRKKRRGFTLVELLVVIAIIGILVGLLLPAVQAAREAARRMQCSNNLKQIGLATHNFHDTFGHLPTGGSDGPFATCCSSTVREGWSWLYQLTPFIEQNNVHELPTNADVYSSLIPSYACPSRRTAQLWNGTFRADYAGNGGITTQTWQGPFVRQWKTLPLPTGTTNLKPDQTRRLEDIKDGTSNTLLVAEKQVHWSTFGTAGGDNEVWANAGWDQDIVRYGNFLPEPDNDHPDSTQPAHWSNRFGGSHVGGVQGVRADGSVVMVPYTIDAVNFQNFCTIRDGAPIDEDLF, translated from the coding sequence ATGCGACATCCTAGAAAAAAACGCCGCGGCTTCACCCTCGTGGAACTACTTGTTGTGATCGCCATCATCGGCATCCTAGTTGGCCTGTTGTTGCCAGCCGTCCAAGCCGCTCGCGAAGCTGCCCGCCGTATGCAATGCAGCAACAACCTGAAACAAATTGGCCTCGCCACCCACAACTTCCACGACACGTTTGGCCACCTACCGACCGGCGGATCCGATGGACCGTTTGCGACATGCTGCAGTTCGACCGTCCGTGAAGGTTGGAGCTGGTTGTACCAATTGACTCCATTCATCGAACAGAACAACGTCCATGAATTGCCCACCAACGCCGACGTCTACTCTTCGCTGATCCCATCCTACGCCTGCCCTTCCCGCCGCACCGCTCAACTTTGGAACGGAACCTTTCGCGCCGATTACGCAGGCAACGGCGGCATCACAACCCAAACCTGGCAAGGACCTTTCGTTCGCCAATGGAAAACCCTACCGTTACCCACGGGCACAACCAACCTCAAGCCGGACCAAACACGTCGTCTGGAGGATATCAAAGACGGTACCTCCAACACGCTGCTGGTCGCTGAAAAGCAGGTCCACTGGTCGACCTTCGGTACTGCTGGCGGAGACAACGAAGTTTGGGCCAACGCTGGCTGGGACCAAGACATCGTCCGCTACGGCAACTTCTTGCCCGAACCCGACAACGACCATCCCGACAGCACCCAGCCGGCGCACTGGTCGAATCGCTTCGGCGGCTCGCACGTTGGCGGTGTCCAAGGTGTTCGCGCCGATGGGTCGGTCGTGATGGTTCCCTACACCATCGACGCCGTCAACTTCCAGAACTTCTGCACCATCCGCGATGGCGCACCCATCGATGAAGATCTCTTCTAA
- a CDS encoding efflux RND transporter periplasmic adaptor subunit, with product MNPTETSQRPAHQPTLSARGIALSVLCLLLFLLIAAMFINRRGESHDHAVGTQQADATPIQLANFEADDVTSAGATDAGNADRTELLELPESRWEVSGIQLRPVERGAFETTVRLTGKVSLNQDRVAHIYPMVEGIVESVSVGLGQQVKAGQLLATIHSREIGEAKLKLFQSRLQLEMATAKHEMQTEIANNVRDLVKALRERMPIEQIEVAFRSRPMGEYRERLLTAYSSYTKSQADVSRLQGIANSGAVSGKTLLSAEANRNADQATFQSRLEEVEHGLRMSSLLSSQLLKETETQAAVAETTLHILGVRDEELKKIDPAEQGEGISHYLLRAPFDGTVLTKDVVLSEQVRPDVMLLSIADLSTVWILTDLYQEHIPLLASLAGQTIHLHSESWPDQTFEAEVFFAGETMDESTRTISMRAIADNAEHLLKPGMFVTVDLSAVTQQDVLQVPLTAIQEHEGQKFVFIHRGEAQFERRNVRVGTANERSITIKQGLEPDESVVVQGGFILKSQMLADLMGEE from the coding sequence ATGAACCCCACCGAAACTTCTCAACGGCCTGCGCACCAACCGACGTTATCCGCGCGAGGCATCGCGCTGTCCGTCCTGTGCCTCCTCCTCTTCCTGTTGATTGCGGCGATGTTTATCAATCGTCGTGGCGAGTCACACGATCATGCAGTGGGGACGCAGCAGGCCGATGCGACCCCGATTCAATTGGCAAATTTTGAAGCCGATGATGTGACGTCAGCAGGTGCAACCGACGCGGGAAACGCTGATCGGACGGAGTTGTTGGAACTGCCCGAGTCGCGATGGGAGGTGTCGGGGATCCAGCTGCGCCCGGTGGAGCGTGGGGCTTTTGAGACGACCGTGCGGTTGACCGGAAAAGTGTCGCTGAATCAAGATCGCGTTGCCCACATCTATCCGATGGTCGAAGGGATTGTCGAATCTGTTTCCGTTGGCCTGGGGCAGCAGGTCAAAGCGGGGCAGTTGTTGGCGACGATTCATAGTCGCGAGATTGGTGAAGCGAAACTGAAGCTGTTTCAATCGCGGTTGCAGTTGGAAATGGCCACGGCGAAACACGAGATGCAGACGGAGATCGCGAACAATGTGAGGGATCTGGTCAAGGCGTTGCGAGAGCGGATGCCGATCGAACAAATTGAGGTCGCATTCCGCAGTCGACCGATGGGGGAGTATCGCGAACGTCTTCTAACCGCTTATTCCAGCTACACCAAGTCGCAGGCGGATGTCTCGCGATTGCAAGGTATTGCCAATTCGGGAGCCGTGTCGGGGAAGACGCTGCTGAGTGCAGAAGCCAATCGAAATGCGGACCAGGCAACTTTTCAGTCGCGGTTGGAAGAGGTGGAGCACGGGCTGCGAATGTCGTCGTTGCTCTCTTCCCAATTGCTGAAGGAAACCGAAACGCAGGCGGCTGTGGCGGAGACGACGCTGCATATCTTGGGAGTCCGCGACGAAGAGCTCAAGAAAATTGATCCCGCCGAGCAGGGAGAAGGCATTTCTCACTATTTGCTGCGAGCGCCGTTCGATGGAACGGTGCTGACCAAAGACGTGGTGCTCAGCGAACAGGTGCGTCCCGATGTGATGTTGTTGAGCATTGCCGACCTGTCGACGGTTTGGATTTTGACCGATTTGTATCAGGAGCACATTCCGTTGCTGGCGTCGTTGGCGGGGCAGACGATTCATCTGCACAGCGAATCTTGGCCCGACCAGACTTTCGAAGCCGAAGTGTTTTTCGCTGGCGAAACGATGGATGAATCGACGCGGACGATCAGCATGCGCGCGATCGCCGACAATGCGGAACATCTTTTAAAACCGGGGATGTTTGTCACCGTCGATCTGTCGGCGGTCACGCAACAGGATGTGCTGCAGGTTCCGCTGACGGCGATCCAAGAACACGAAGGGCAGAAATTCGTCTTCATTCACCGCGGCGAGGCCCAGTTCGAACGACGCAATGTCCGCGTGGGGACGGCCAACGAGAGATCGATCACGATCAAGCAGGGTTTGGAACCTGATGAATCGGTCGTCGTGCAGGGGGGCTTCATTTTGAAGTCGCAGATGTTGGCAGATCTGATGGGAGAAGAATAA
- a CDS encoding efflux RND transporter permease subunit gives MLNSIIDASLNNRFIVMLLSLVILGMGAFAAMTIPLDAVPDLTNVQVQVLTNSPALGPVEVEQFITFPVENAMSGIPRITEIRSISRFGLSAVTVAFEDGTDIYWARNLINERLLQARENIPPGMGTPSLGPIATGMSEIYQFEVRADPGSEQSLSDLRTILDWQIAFQLRSVPGVIEVNTFGGELKTYEVQIDPDKLKNYGVSLSDVFTALEENNGNSGGGYIAHDAEQRLIRGEGLIQSLDDIRLIVLDSRDGVPIRISDVAKVDFAPMLRQGAVTRDGDREAVIGMVMMLMGGNSRQVVADVKEKIAEIKKTLPPGVTIDTFYDRTELVAKTIHTVAENIGVGVFLVIMMLFILLGDVRAGLIVAAAIPLSAMCALIAMRYAGVSANLMSLGAVDFGVIVDGAVVMIENCVRRAMQYQKKHGGDRVPESVFRESAKEVAKPILFAGIIVIIVFIPILSLQGMEGKMFRPMAFTFMTALSAALVLSVTVMPVLASLFLARRVKAGETFLVRWIKQAYQPMLAFAMRRPALMMGGSVVAFAISVVLASGFGVEFVPKLDEGDIAIQATRLPSVSLETSIEMTKAIERCLLKFPQVETVVSKTGRPEIANDPMGVYQTDLFIRLRTDPHEGDSLPKPQLIEAMQKALEEEVPGNAFSFTQPIELRVQELVAGVRSDIGLSLYGDDLDVLKAKGDEIVKALNQVPGSADVAAQQIAGLSYMRVKLRRDALARYGINGRDVLDAIATVGGMQVGQVFEGQRRFPLQVRLQPEWRLNTERLAELRIDDPSGKPIPLAQLAEIIMEDGPVEISRDAIRRRLLVQCNVRGRDLAGFVAEAQAVVDREVKLPSGYMLRWGGQFENLQQASKRLAIAVPVALFLIFSLLYMTFNSTKLALLIYLNVPIAATGGILALWLRDMPFSISAGVGFIALFGIAVMNGVVLIEHIRHLRHSGDSQRDAVVHGAMDRLRPVLMTASCGALGFIPMAISASSGAEVQRPLATVVIGGLITSTMLTLLVLPTIYRWFEPKEQGEESRSSELSPE, from the coding sequence ATGTTAAATTCCATCATTGATGCTTCGTTGAATAACCGCTTTATCGTCATGCTGTTGTCGTTGGTCATCCTGGGGATGGGGGCATTCGCGGCGATGACGATCCCGTTGGACGCGGTTCCCGATCTCACCAATGTGCAGGTCCAAGTGCTAACGAATTCGCCTGCCCTGGGGCCGGTGGAGGTCGAGCAATTCATCACGTTCCCGGTCGAGAATGCGATGAGTGGGATCCCGCGGATCACCGAGATTCGTTCGATCAGCCGATTCGGATTGTCCGCCGTCACGGTCGCCTTTGAAGATGGCACGGACATCTATTGGGCTCGGAATCTGATCAACGAACGCTTGCTGCAGGCGCGCGAAAACATACCGCCGGGGATGGGGACGCCTTCGCTGGGCCCGATCGCGACGGGGATGAGCGAGATCTACCAATTCGAAGTTCGTGCCGATCCAGGCAGCGAACAGAGTCTGTCGGATCTGCGAACGATCCTCGATTGGCAGATTGCGTTTCAATTGCGGAGCGTACCGGGGGTGATCGAAGTCAATACGTTTGGCGGCGAGCTGAAAACTTATGAAGTGCAAATCGATCCCGACAAGCTGAAGAACTATGGCGTTTCGTTGAGCGACGTGTTCACCGCCTTGGAGGAGAACAATGGGAATTCGGGGGGCGGATATATCGCGCACGATGCGGAGCAGCGGTTGATCCGCGGCGAGGGTTTAATTCAATCGCTGGACGATATCCGGTTGATCGTGTTGGACAGTCGCGATGGCGTGCCGATTCGTATCTCCGACGTTGCCAAGGTGGATTTCGCGCCGATGTTGCGGCAAGGGGCGGTCACCCGCGACGGCGACCGGGAAGCTGTCATCGGAATGGTGATGATGTTGATGGGGGGCAACTCGCGCCAAGTCGTGGCCGACGTCAAGGAAAAGATCGCGGAGATCAAAAAGACGCTTCCGCCGGGGGTGACGATCGATACGTTTTACGACCGCACCGAATTGGTCGCCAAGACGATCCATACCGTCGCGGAGAACATTGGTGTGGGCGTGTTCCTGGTAATCATGATGCTGTTCATTCTGCTGGGCGATGTCCGCGCGGGATTGATCGTGGCCGCTGCGATTCCGTTGTCGGCGATGTGCGCGTTGATCGCCATGCGTTACGCCGGCGTTTCGGCCAACCTGATGAGTTTGGGAGCGGTCGATTTTGGCGTGATCGTCGACGGGGCGGTGGTAATGATTGAAAACTGCGTCCGCCGGGCGATGCAGTACCAAAAGAAACATGGTGGCGATCGCGTGCCCGAAAGCGTGTTTCGCGAATCGGCGAAAGAGGTCGCCAAGCCGATTTTGTTTGCAGGCATCATCGTGATCATCGTGTTCATTCCAATCCTCAGTCTGCAGGGGATGGAAGGGAAGATGTTCCGGCCGATGGCATTCACTTTTATGACCGCACTCTCGGCGGCGTTGGTCTTGTCGGTAACGGTGATGCCCGTTCTGGCATCGCTGTTTTTGGCTCGCCGCGTGAAGGCAGGGGAGACGTTTTTGGTTCGCTGGATCAAACAGGCGTACCAACCGATGCTGGCGTTTGCGATGCGAAGGCCTGCGTTGATGATGGGTGGATCGGTGGTCGCGTTTGCGATCAGCGTGGTTTTGGCATCGGGGTTCGGCGTCGAATTTGTGCCCAAGTTGGACGAAGGGGACATCGCGATTCAAGCGACTCGTTTGCCGAGCGTTTCGTTGGAGACGTCGATCGAAATGACCAAGGCGATCGAACGCTGCTTGTTGAAGTTCCCGCAAGTCGAGACGGTGGTTTCCAAAACAGGACGACCGGAAATTGCTAACGATCCAATGGGTGTTTATCAAACCGACCTGTTTATTCGCTTGCGGACCGATCCGCACGAGGGAGATTCGCTGCCCAAGCCGCAATTGATCGAAGCGATGCAGAAGGCGTTGGAGGAGGAGGTGCCGGGGAACGCTTTCAGTTTCACCCAGCCGATTGAATTGCGGGTGCAAGAATTGGTGGCGGGTGTCCGTTCGGACATCGGCCTAAGTTTGTATGGCGATGATTTGGATGTTTTGAAAGCCAAGGGAGATGAGATCGTCAAGGCGCTCAATCAGGTGCCGGGTTCCGCGGATGTCGCGGCTCAGCAGATTGCTGGGTTGTCGTATATGCGAGTGAAGCTGCGACGCGATGCGTTGGCGCGGTATGGGATCAATGGACGGGACGTCCTGGATGCGATTGCCACGGTCGGCGGAATGCAGGTCGGACAGGTCTTTGAAGGACAGCGGCGGTTTCCATTGCAGGTGCGGTTGCAGCCCGAGTGGCGCCTCAATACCGAACGCTTGGCCGAGTTGAGGATCGATGACCCCAGCGGGAAACCGATTCCGCTTGCTCAATTGGCCGAGATCATCATGGAAGATGGACCGGTGGAAATCAGTCGCGATGCGATCCGCCGGCGCCTGCTGGTGCAGTGCAACGTTCGCGGCCGCGACTTGGCCGGCTTCGTTGCCGAAGCGCAAGCGGTGGTAGATCGGGAGGTCAAACTGCCCAGCGGCTACATGCTGCGTTGGGGCGGCCAGTTCGAGAACTTGCAGCAAGCGAGCAAGCGGTTGGCGATCGCCGTGCCGGTGGCGTTGTTCTTGATCTTCTCGCTGCTTTACATGACGTTCAATTCAACCAAGTTGGCTCTGCTGATTTATTTGAACGTGCCGATCGCGGCGACCGGCGGCATCCTGGCGTTATGGTTGCGGGACATGCCGTTTTCGATCTCGGCCGGCGTCGGCTTTATCGCGTTGTTTGGGATCGCGGTGATGAATGGTGTGGTCTTGATCGAACACATTCGGCATCTGCGACACAGTGGAGACTCGCAGCGCGACGCCGTCGTCCATGGAGCGATGGACCGGTTGCGACCTGTGTTGATGACAGCATCCTGCGGCGCGCTGGGGTTCATTCCGATGGCAATCTCCGCCAGTTCGGGTGCGGAGGTTCAGCGTCCGCTGGCAACGGTGGTCATTGGCGGATTGATCACCTCCACCATGTTGACCTTGTTGGTGCTGCCAACGATCTATCGCTGGTTCGAGCCAAAAGAGCAGGGCGAGGAATCGAGGAGCAGCGAATTGTCTCCCGAGTGA
- a CDS encoding DUF1552 domain-containing protein, translating into MNIQTNRLKLNRRHVLRGLGATIALPMMECMQPSELVAAQPIKSPPKRSVFLYIPNGVNTLTWQIQTAGAGYELTSPLASLERHRNEITPISGLHHPQVLGKHHNCDKVWLTGANVPSNGGAFRNTVSADQLMAEVQGEFTRFPSLELAIEGHSLAWSRDGIQIPAERNVTTIFNRLFVGEQGGTEAVRRRLNRRESILDAVLDDARRVTGKLGAADRNKLDEYLTAVRQVEVRTERADAWLNVPRPDLPKSEADRYARKMDQTQVREYHRLFYDLMVLALRTDMTRVITCMICSESNGGSIPDIGISQTRHGLSHHNGDPEQLRRLTQTDTFLVEQFSYFLDQLKAHQDEEGSLLDTTQVLWGSGMAYGHSHGNANLPTLYAGGKSLGVKHGQHVDFNLPKIGKYNVAEANEHYKICGRPVDSDARLSNLLLTMLQRVDVETDNFQDSVSTISEIVA; encoded by the coding sequence ATGAATATCCAAACCAATCGCTTGAAACTGAACCGCCGCCACGTCCTGCGTGGACTCGGTGCGACGATCGCGCTGCCGATGATGGAATGCATGCAGCCGTCGGAACTGGTCGCGGCCCAGCCGATCAAATCGCCTCCCAAACGCAGCGTCTTCCTCTACATTCCCAACGGAGTCAACACGCTCACCTGGCAAATCCAAACCGCGGGGGCGGGTTATGAACTGACCTCACCGCTAGCGTCTCTCGAGCGACATCGCAACGAGATCACGCCGATCAGCGGCCTGCATCACCCGCAGGTTCTCGGCAAGCATCACAACTGCGACAAGGTTTGGTTGACTGGAGCCAACGTTCCCAGCAATGGCGGCGCCTTCCGAAACACCGTTTCGGCCGATCAATTGATGGCCGAAGTCCAAGGGGAATTCACCCGTTTCCCTTCGCTTGAACTGGCGATCGAAGGGCATTCGCTCGCCTGGTCGCGCGACGGCATTCAGATCCCTGCCGAACGCAATGTGACCACGATCTTCAACCGCCTGTTTGTCGGTGAACAAGGTGGGACCGAGGCGGTGCGGCGACGATTGAATCGGCGGGAAAGTATCCTCGATGCGGTCCTGGACGATGCGCGGCGAGTCACGGGAAAACTTGGCGCGGCCGACCGCAACAAGCTGGACGAATATCTAACCGCCGTCCGACAGGTGGAGGTTCGAACCGAACGTGCCGATGCATGGCTGAACGTTCCCCGCCCCGACCTTCCTAAATCGGAAGCCGATCGTTACGCACGCAAAATGGACCAAACGCAGGTCCGCGAATACCACCGCCTGTTCTACGACCTGATGGTGCTCGCCCTGCGAACCGACATGACACGCGTGATCACGTGCATGATCTGCAGCGAATCCAACGGCGGTTCGATTCCCGACATCGGCATCTCGCAAACCCGACATGGACTTTCGCACCACAACGGCGACCCCGAACAGCTCCGCCGCTTAACCCAGACCGATACGTTCCTGGTCGAACAGTTCAGCTACTTCCTCGACCAATTGAAAGCTCACCAGGACGAAGAGGGGAGCCTGTTGGATACGACGCAAGTTCTCTGGGGCAGCGGCATGGCCTACGGTCACAGCCACGGCAACGCGAACCTGCCAACACTCTACGCCGGTGGGAAATCGCTCGGCGTCAAACATGGCCAACACGTCGACTTCAACCTTCCCAAGATCGGCAAGTACAACGTTGCAGAGGCCAACGAGCACTACAAGATTTGTGGCCGCCCAGTCGACAGCGACGCACGCCTGAGCAATCTGCTGTTGACCATGCTACAGCGCGTCGATGTCGAAACCGACAACTTCCAGGACAGCGTCAGCACGATCTCTGAAATCGTTGCGTAA
- a CDS encoding DUF1592 domain-containing protein codes for MTLRAASAEPSLEKDLQPFLDAHCMRCHDANVQEGEFRLDVLSKEIGQQDTPFWAEVMERINSGEMPPEDEAIRPTAEESAKIVEWIAARLKEGEAARMARRDRVSYNRLTRDEYVNTVRDLIGVQYDATDPGGLLEDPEWNGFERLGSVLTLSASHIEKYMTAAEVVLSEAYPDQKVEYLEASHRAVELRPNQPHYDRLEKAGLLDKIRYPLTTSGAIFRASNPYRGPDRKFPGAGVYEITYTVCGIMPENGPPPRMQVYEHKLDRVLFEQDIIAPEDNPTTVTFRVHWPAVRNPEIHVINTAAGPRHPRTNAESRIPFITTAHPRAPWQMKITDEQGRPRYPILIIDAISMRGPIVTELEQRRRDEYMPNEAGNMAQVRTGLAAMARRAFRRPLYDGELDRYVQIVESEIEAGESFNDAVKSAMTAILCSKSFLFLAEGDENSDRATLNDWEIASRLSYLLWSTMPDDELFSLAEQGKLRDPMELDRQVERMLADPRGQKFSDSFSAQWLHLRKVGMFPPDKKLYPEYDLHLEKSMVGETQAFFKEVLDQGLTLREFLDSDWTMVNPRLARFYGIDNITKDAFQRVSLDRDTHRGGLLTQASILSLTSDGTRHRPVHRGAWLSEAILGKTPPPPPANIDPIEPNPVDSPKATLRMKLEAHKHDSRCAACHRKIDPLGFAFDHFNAIGKWRTHESVEGTGDDPVVDASGELPDGRKFENSDQFKQLLLDELDTFNETFVEKLATYGLRRTMTFDDHDELREIARAGKENDYRVREIVKAFVLSDLFQKR; via the coding sequence ATGACCTTGCGCGCTGCTTCGGCCGAGCCATCGCTAGAAAAGGACTTGCAGCCGTTTTTGGATGCGCACTGCATGCGATGTCACGACGCAAACGTGCAGGAAGGAGAGTTCCGTCTGGACGTGTTGTCGAAAGAGATCGGCCAGCAGGACACGCCGTTTTGGGCGGAGGTGATGGAACGGATCAATTCGGGCGAGATGCCTCCCGAAGACGAAGCGATTCGCCCCACCGCCGAAGAAAGCGCGAAGATTGTCGAATGGATCGCGGCCCGATTGAAGGAGGGGGAGGCGGCGCGAATGGCACGCCGCGACCGCGTCTCGTACAACCGACTGACACGCGATGAATATGTCAACACCGTCCGCGATCTGATCGGCGTGCAATACGATGCGACGGACCCCGGCGGATTGTTGGAAGACCCGGAATGGAACGGCTTCGAACGCCTTGGTTCCGTTCTAACATTGTCCGCCAGTCATATCGAAAAATACATGACCGCGGCGGAGGTGGTCTTGAGTGAAGCGTATCCCGATCAGAAGGTCGAGTACTTGGAGGCGAGTCACCGGGCCGTCGAATTGCGGCCCAACCAACCTCACTACGATCGTCTCGAAAAGGCGGGTCTGCTGGACAAGATCCGTTATCCGTTGACCACTTCGGGTGCGATCTTCCGCGCTTCGAATCCTTATCGCGGACCGGATCGCAAGTTCCCTGGAGCGGGCGTCTATGAAATCACCTACACCGTCTGCGGGATCATGCCGGAAAATGGCCCACCACCGCGGATGCAAGTCTATGAACACAAGCTCGATCGAGTGTTGTTCGAACAAGACATTATTGCCCCGGAGGACAACCCGACGACGGTCACCTTTCGGGTCCATTGGCCGGCGGTTCGCAATCCTGAAATCCATGTCATCAACACAGCGGCGGGGCCACGCCATCCGCGAACCAACGCGGAAAGCCGGATCCCGTTCATCACCACCGCCCACCCGCGGGCCCCTTGGCAGATGAAGATCACCGACGAACAGGGACGCCCGCGGTACCCGATCTTGATCATCGATGCGATCTCGATGCGCGGTCCGATCGTGACCGAACTGGAACAGCGTCGCCGCGACGAATACATGCCAAACGAAGCGGGAAACATGGCTCAAGTGCGCACCGGACTTGCGGCGATGGCACGGCGCGCATTTCGTCGCCCTCTGTACGACGGAGAGCTGGACAGATACGTGCAAATCGTTGAAAGCGAAATCGAGGCGGGCGAATCATTTAACGACGCCGTCAAGTCCGCGATGACGGCAATCCTCTGCTCCAAGAGCTTCCTGTTTCTTGCCGAAGGGGATGAAAACTCCGACCGTGCAACACTCAACGACTGGGAGATCGCATCGCGACTGTCGTATCTGTTGTGGAGCACGATGCCCGACGACGAATTGTTCTCGCTCGCCGAACAGGGAAAACTCCGCGATCCGATGGAACTGGACCGCCAGGTGGAACGCATGCTCGCCGATCCTCGAGGCCAAAAATTCAGCGATTCGTTTTCGGCGCAGTGGCTGCATCTACGCAAGGTCGGCATGTTTCCGCCGGACAAAAAGCTCTACCCCGAATACGATTTGCATCTCGAAAAAAGCATGGTTGGCGAGACGCAAGCCTTCTTCAAAGAAGTGCTCGACCAAGGGCTGACGCTACGCGAGTTCCTCGATTCCGACTGGACGATGGTCAACCCTCGGCTCGCGCGATTCTACGGGATCGACAATATCACCAAGGATGCGTTCCAACGCGTTTCGCTCGACCGCGACACACACCGCGGCGGACTGCTGACGCAAGCCTCGATCCTTTCGCTCACATCCGACGGCACCCGGCATCGGCCTGTCCATCGCGGGGCGTGGCTATCCGAGGCGATCCTGGGCAAGACACCACCGCCACCGCCGGCGAATATCGATCCGATCGAACCGAACCCTGTCGATTCCCCCAAAGCCACGCTGCGGATGAAGCTGGAGGCGCACAAGCACGACTCGCGTTGCGCGGCGTGCCATCGCAAGATCGACCCCCTCGGTTTTGCATTCGATCATTTTAATGCGATCGGGAAATGGCGGACTCACGAATCGGTCGAAGGGACCGGCGACGATCCGGTTGTCGATGCCAGTGGCGAATTGCCCGATGGACGCAAGTTTGAAAACTCGGACCAATTCAAACAACTGCTGCTCGACGAACTCGACACGTTTAACGAAACGTTTGTCGAAAAGCTGGCGACCTACGGACTTCGCCGAACCATGACGTTTGATGATCACGACGAATTGCGGGAAATCGCAAGAGCTGGGAAGGAGAACGATTACCGCGTGCGGGAGATCGTCAAGGCGTTTGTGCTATCCGACCTCTTTCAGAAACGGTAG